The Manis javanica isolate MJ-LG chromosome 2, MJ_LKY, whole genome shotgun sequence genome contains a region encoding:
- the PLPP6 gene encoding polyisoprenoid diphosphate/phosphate phosphohydrolase PLPP6 translates to MPSPRRNVEGRPLGASASSSGSPGSPAHGGGGRFEFQSLLSSRAPGADPTCARLRASESPVHRRGSYPLAAAGSSQTPPPPPSEEDCLDLNPSFLGIALRSLLAIDLWLSKKLGVCAEERSSWGSVRPLMKLLEISGHGIPWLLGTLYCLYKSDSWAGREVLMNLLFALLLDLLLVSLIKGLVRRRRPAHNQMDMFVTFSVDKYSFPSGHATRAALVARFILNHLVLAIPLRVLVVLWALILGHSRVMLGRHNVSDVAFGFLLGYMQYIIVNYCWLSPHNAAVLFVLWNQQ, encoded by the coding sequence ATGCCCAGCCCCCGGAGGAACGTCGAGGGACGCCCGCTGGGCGCCTCCGCCTCAAGCAGCGGCAGCCCCGGCAGCCCGGCccacggcggcggcggcaggtTCGAGTTCCAGTCACTGCTCAGCAGCCGCGCGCCGGGCGCGGACCCCACCTGCGCCCGGCTGCGCGCGTCCGAGAGCCCGGTGCACCGCCGCGGGTCGTATCCCTTGGCTGCGGCGGGCTCCTCGCAgacgccgccgcccccgccgtcCGAGGAGGACTGCTTGGACCTGAACCCGTCCTTCCTGGGCATCGCCCTGCGCTCCCTGCTGGCCATTGACCTCTGGCTGTCCAAGAAGCTAGGGGTGTGCGCCGAGGAGCGCTCGTCCTGGGGTAGCGTGCGGCCCCTCATGAAGCTGCTGGAGATCTCGGGTCACGGTATCCCCTGGCTGCTGGGCACCCTCTATTGCCTGTACAAGAGCGACAGCTGGGCCGGGCGCGAGGTGCTTATGAACTTGCTCTTTGCCCTGCTGTTGGACCTGCTGCTCGTGTCCCTGATCAAAGGGTTGGTCCGCAGGCGCCGTCCGGCCCACAACCAAATGGACATGTTTGTCACCTTCTCGGTGGACAAGTACTCCTTCCCCTCGGGCCATGCCACCAGGGCTGCGCTGGTGGCACGGTTTATCCTGAACCACCTAGTGCTGGCCATTCCGCTAAGGGTGCTGGTGGTACTGTGGGCCCTCATCTTGGGCCACTCCAGGGTCATGCTGGGGAGGCACAATGTGTCCGACGTGGCTTTTGGCTTTCTTCTGGGCTACATGCAGTACATTATCGTGAACTATTGCTGGCTTTCACCGCACAAT